One segment of Porticoccus hydrocarbonoclasticus MCTG13d DNA contains the following:
- a CDS encoding chloride channel protein produces the protein MTSIEEQKSRLGKRWPSRRLDAFRARLAHTDALPQLAVLGCISGLLTALIAIAFRLSFEWPLALLLPQGSESFEILSRTASFILPVIGALVIGLIMHSCKTEYHTVGVGHILDRMQYHQAQLPAANGLLQFGGATIALLSGHSVGREGPAAHLGAVCSSLLGQRLQLPNNSLRILAACGVAAAIAASFNTPLAGVIFAMEVVLMEYTIAGFIPVILAAVSGGVVSRIVFGSQPAFAIPLIEMGSLWEIPFLLACGLIIGLAAAAMLMLYSLSTRFRERPVLLRMLCVGILCGAVATVVPQIQGVGYDTVEQALLGELGVGLLIGIVAAKILVSSVSVGLGLPGGIIGPNFVIGACLGGALGIAGSLFHPDQASSTGFYAIIGMGAMVGAVLNAPLAALIAVLELTYNPNILLPSMLVTVIATITCRMLTHMPGLFSIGRDGYSSPRFQSLSRAGVTSLMKRDFISHSRHLPLERIDDLLKSKPQWIVIEDVGEPKLIMRPADLARYMEEQLALEPDTTIDLQEIPAERWSIVPIHPRATLQEALLVMQQNDDQAVYVSQTAAPLMSEVAGIITRQDIDNYYQ, from the coding sequence ATGACCTCCATAGAGGAGCAGAAAAGCCGTCTCGGGAAACGCTGGCCTTCACGGCGACTGGATGCCTTCCGTGCGCGCCTTGCTCACACCGATGCCCTGCCCCAGCTAGCTGTTCTGGGCTGCATTAGCGGACTACTGACGGCGCTCATCGCCATCGCTTTCCGGCTCTCTTTTGAATGGCCCCTTGCCTTATTGCTACCGCAGGGCAGCGAATCTTTTGAAATACTCAGCCGCACCGCCAGTTTTATCCTGCCCGTAATCGGGGCACTGGTGATCGGACTGATCATGCACAGTTGCAAGACGGAATACCATACCGTCGGCGTCGGCCACATTCTCGACCGGATGCAATACCATCAGGCGCAATTGCCGGCGGCCAACGGACTACTGCAGTTTGGCGGCGCAACCATTGCTTTACTGAGCGGCCATTCCGTGGGCAGGGAGGGGCCTGCCGCCCACTTGGGCGCTGTCTGCTCCAGCCTGCTGGGTCAGAGGCTGCAATTGCCGAACAACAGTCTGCGCATACTGGCCGCCTGCGGCGTAGCAGCAGCCATCGCTGCGTCATTTAATACACCGCTGGCGGGAGTTATTTTTGCCATGGAAGTGGTGTTAATGGAATACACCATTGCCGGGTTTATCCCGGTCATTCTGGCAGCCGTCAGTGGCGGCGTGGTCTCGCGAATCGTATTTGGCTCACAACCCGCCTTCGCCATCCCCCTTATCGAAATGGGCAGCCTGTGGGAAATCCCTTTCCTGCTGGCATGCGGCCTGATCATCGGTCTGGCAGCGGCAGCCATGCTCATGCTCTACTCTCTCTCCACAAGATTCCGGGAGCGTCCGGTGCTACTGAGAATGCTCTGTGTGGGGATCTTGTGTGGCGCCGTCGCGACGGTGGTACCTCAGATTCAGGGGGTCGGCTATGACACTGTCGAGCAAGCTTTGCTGGGTGAATTGGGAGTGGGCCTGCTGATCGGAATTGTCGCGGCAAAAATACTGGTGTCCAGTGTCTCGGTCGGACTGGGTTTACCCGGAGGTATCATCGGGCCCAATTTTGTTATCGGCGCCTGCCTCGGGGGGGCATTGGGCATCGCGGGCAGTCTTTTTCACCCGGACCAGGCATCGTCCACCGGCTTTTATGCCATCATCGGTATGGGTGCAATGGTGGGCGCCGTACTAAACGCACCCCTTGCTGCGCTTATCGCTGTACTGGAATTGACCTACAACCCCAATATTCTCTTACCCAGCATGTTGGTCACTGTTATCGCGACGATTACCTGTCGGATGCTGACACACATGCCCGGTCTTTTTTCCATTGGTCGCGATGGCTATAGCTCCCCACGGTTCCAGAGTCTGAGCCGGGCTGGTGTCACCAGTCTGATGAAGCGGGACTTTATCTCACACTCCCGCCATCTGCCATTGGAGCGCATTGATGACCTCCTGAAAAGCAAACCCCAATGGATTGTGATTGAAGATGTCGGCGAACCGAAACTCATCATGAGACCTGCAGATCTCGCCCGTTATATGGAGGAACAACTGGCCCTGGAACCGGATACCACTATCGATCTACAGGAGATTCCTGCAGAACGCTGGTCTATCGTGCCGATACACCCCCGCGCCACCTTGCAAGAAGCCCTGCTGGTCATGCAACAGAACGATGATCAGGCCGTTTATGTCAGCCAAACCGCAGCGCCGTTAATGAGCGAGGTTGCTGGTATCATCACCCGCCAGGATATCGACAACTATTACCAATAA
- the hemJ gene encoding protoporphyrinogen oxidase HemJ: MALIKEFLLGGQSWITAFHIIAVVSWFAALFYLPRLFVYHAMAEDRISIERFKIMERKLYRGIANPSMIVAVALGIALFSIYPNYFLNSGWFQVKLALVLLLIVYHYSCLYLLKQFRDDRNTRSHVFYRWFNEIPVLMLIGIVVMVIVRPF, encoded by the coding sequence ATGGCATTGATAAAAGAATTTCTGCTGGGTGGCCAAAGCTGGATTACAGCCTTCCACATTATCGCTGTAGTCAGCTGGTTTGCCGCGCTGTTCTACCTGCCAAGACTATTTGTCTACCACGCCATGGCCGAGGATCGGATCAGTATCGAACGCTTCAAAATCATGGAGCGCAAACTTTACCGGGGTATCGCAAATCCATCGATGATAGTCGCCGTTGCGCTGGGCATTGCACTGTTTTCCATTTACCCAAACTACTTTCTGAACAGTGGCTGGTTTCAGGTAAAGCTGGCACTGGTACTACTCCTCATCGTCTACCATTACAGTTGCCTGTATCTGCTGAAGCAGTTCAGGGATGACAGAAACACCCGCAGTCATGTGTTCTACCGGTGGTTTAATGAAATTCCCGTATTAATGCTGATTGGTATCGTAGTGATGGTTATAGTCAGGCCGTTTTAA
- a CDS encoding DUF924 family protein: MNRAEPAWQLILDYWFGTEPDDAICARQQSPIWWSKSLEVDADIRDRFEPFLQVLINGGNRYWLQFAESRLSAIIVLDQFSRNIYRDSSIAFNADRLALNWSLSGIEAGMDKQLRPIERVFFYLPLQHAESRDMQRRSVVLYRHLLAQVPAAHRETFAGFLDYAERHATVIEQFGRFPHRNEVLGRVSTAEELEYLSQPDSGF; this comes from the coding sequence ATGAACAGGGCGGAGCCAGCTTGGCAACTGATCCTTGACTATTGGTTTGGTACAGAGCCTGACGATGCAATTTGTGCCCGTCAACAGTCGCCAATCTGGTGGAGTAAAAGCCTAGAGGTGGACGCTGATATTCGCGACCGCTTTGAACCTTTCCTGCAGGTGCTCATTAACGGAGGTAACCGCTACTGGTTGCAATTCGCCGAGAGTCGTCTGTCTGCGATCATCGTTCTCGACCAATTCTCCCGGAATATCTATCGGGACTCGTCAATTGCTTTCAATGCCGACAGGCTGGCGCTGAACTGGAGTCTATCCGGTATTGAAGCCGGTATGGATAAACAGTTGCGGCCGATTGAGCGGGTTTTCTTTTATCTGCCTCTGCAACATGCGGAAAGCCGGGATATGCAGCGCCGCAGTGTGGTGTTGTATAGACACTTGCTGGCCCAGGTGCCCGCGGCACACAGGGAAACTTTTGCCGGGTTTCTGGATTATGCCGAGCGGCATGCGACCGTTATTGAACAATTCGGGCGTTTTCCCCATCGCAATGAGGTGCTCGGCAGAGTGTCTACCGCTGAGGAACTGGAATATCTCTCGCAGCCTGATAGTGGCTTTTAG
- the hemL gene encoding glutamate-1-semialdehyde 2,1-aminomutase has product MQRSEQLFTAAQRHIPGGVNSPVRAFKAVGGTPVFFDHAAGSHIFDVDGKRYIDYVLSWGPMIAGHNHPDVIAAVSEQLKKGMTFGAPTALEVELADELCERVPGLDMVRMVNSGTEATMSAIRLARGFTGRDKIIKFEGCYHGHSDSLLVKAGSGALTLGVPSSPGVPAALADHTVTLTYNDIAGVEQAFAEIGDQVACVILEPVTGNMSCIPPAPGFLESLRSQCTEHGALLIIDEVMTGFRVDPRCAVGRYNIDADLITLGKVIGGGMPVGAFGGKRKVMEQIAPLGPVYQAGTLSGNPVAMAAGLATLALMTRPGFHDELFAKTTLLVEGLQTRADAAGIAMTTNHVGSMFGVFFTEEKAVTNYQQVMACDTVRFGKFFHGMLDAGIYLAPAAYEAGFMSSAHSDEDLEFTLDAAESVFKTL; this is encoded by the coding sequence ATGCAACGATCAGAGCAACTCTTTACAGCAGCCCAGCGCCACATCCCCGGCGGCGTCAATTCACCCGTTCGCGCATTCAAAGCCGTTGGCGGCACCCCGGTGTTTTTTGATCACGCCGCGGGCTCACACATTTTCGATGTGGATGGCAAACGCTATATCGACTATGTACTTTCCTGGGGACCGATGATCGCCGGGCACAATCACCCGGATGTCATCGCCGCCGTCAGTGAACAACTGAAGAAAGGCATGACCTTTGGTGCACCCACTGCACTGGAAGTTGAACTGGCAGATGAACTCTGTGAACGGGTGCCGGGGCTGGACATGGTGCGCATGGTTAATTCCGGCACTGAAGCCACCATGAGTGCGATTCGTCTGGCGCGGGGCTTTACCGGTCGCGACAAAATCATCAAGTTCGAGGGTTGTTACCACGGCCATTCGGACTCACTGCTGGTGAAAGCCGGTTCCGGGGCATTAACCCTCGGGGTACCCAGCTCACCGGGGGTACCCGCGGCATTGGCGGATCACACCGTCACACTGACCTACAACGACATTGCCGGGGTGGAACAGGCGTTTGCTGAAATTGGCGACCAGGTGGCCTGTGTCATTCTGGAGCCCGTCACCGGCAACATGAGCTGCATCCCCCCCGCACCCGGCTTTCTCGAAAGCCTGCGCAGTCAGTGCACCGAGCACGGTGCACTGCTGATCATTGATGAAGTGATGACCGGTTTCCGGGTGGATCCCCGTTGTGCGGTGGGCCGCTACAATATAGATGCCGACCTGATCACCCTGGGTAAAGTCATCGGCGGTGGCATGCCAGTGGGTGCCTTTGGCGGCAAGCGCAAAGTCATGGAGCAGATCGCCCCGCTGGGACCGGTCTATCAGGCCGGCACCCTGTCCGGCAATCCGGTGGCCATGGCCGCCGGGCTGGCGACACTGGCCTTGATGACGCGACCCGGCTTTCACGATGAACTCTTTGCCAAAACCACACTGTTGGTGGAAGGCCTGCAAACCCGCGCCGATGCAGCCGGCATTGCCATGACCACCAACCATGTGGGCAGCATGTTCGGGGTATTCTTCACCGAAGAAAAAGCCGTCACCAACTATCAGCAGGTCATGGCCTGCGACACCGTGCGCTTTGGCAAATTCTTCCACGGCATGCTGGATGCCGGTATTTATCTGGCTCCGGCAGCCTATGAAGCGGGATTCATGTCCTCCGCCCACAGTGATGAGGATCTGGAATTCACCCTTGATGCGGCGGAGAGTGTTTTTAAAACACTGTGA
- a CDS encoding esterase/lipase family protein, whose translation MRMLISLLSVFLFMPLVAKADHECVVLLHGLARTANSMDELEEGLSTSGYRVVNIGYPSRQETIDRLAAMAVEDGIKGCDRQPVETIHFVTHSLGGILVRYYLADNSIARLGRVVMLAPPNQGSEVVDEWHDVPGYEWLNGPAGQQLGTGEDSVPRALGPVDFPLGIIAGTRSINPILSQSLPNPDDGKVSVENTRVEGMTDFIEMPYTHTFMMGAEPVIRQVQHFLRSGRFSHNSDLP comes from the coding sequence ATGAGAATGCTTATCTCTCTTCTGTCGGTTTTTCTGTTTATGCCTCTGGTCGCAAAGGCAGATCATGAGTGTGTGGTGTTGCTGCATGGTCTGGCGCGGACAGCCAACTCAATGGATGAGCTGGAGGAAGGGCTGTCCACCAGCGGTTATCGGGTGGTGAATATCGGCTATCCATCCCGGCAGGAAACCATTGATCGTCTGGCGGCGATGGCCGTGGAGGATGGCATCAAGGGTTGTGACCGGCAGCCGGTGGAGACAATACATTTTGTCACCCACTCGCTGGGGGGCATTCTGGTCCGCTACTATCTGGCCGATAACAGCATTGCCAGGCTGGGGCGTGTGGTGATGTTGGCACCTCCGAACCAGGGAAGCGAGGTCGTGGATGAGTGGCATGACGTGCCGGGTTACGAGTGGCTGAATGGCCCCGCGGGGCAACAGCTGGGGACCGGCGAGGATAGTGTGCCGCGAGCACTGGGGCCGGTGGATTTTCCCCTCGGGATTATTGCCGGAACCCGCTCGATTAATCCCATTTTGTCGCAGAGTCTGCCCAATCCCGATGATGGCAAGGTGAGTGTTGAAAACACCCGGGTCGAGGGGATGACAGATTTTATTGAAATGCCCTACACGCACACATTTATGATGGGTGCGGAGCCGGTGATAAGGCAGGTGCAACACTTTCTGCGGAGCGGCAGGTTCTCCCACAACTCCGATTTGCCCTAG
- a CDS encoding glucosaminidase domain-containing protein: MLLLALMWWLNASRVESAKLPNFSIINDIPELKTRFFGFLEPLAKTANQAVLDDRDWLLELKAELDKDKQPGWIKQRSLNYIADRYGLDDKASAPSELVEQLLLRADTIPISLILVQAAAESGWGRSRFARQGNNLFGEWCYTKGCGLVPKNRPEGATHEVKAFNRPYDSVTSYLHTLNTHPAYKRLRHKRQALRNADRAVTGFALAGTLIFYSERRQAYVNEIKTMLRQYNQLMDK, translated from the coding sequence GTGCTGCTTCTCGCCCTGATGTGGTGGCTAAACGCCAGCCGGGTAGAGTCGGCAAAACTTCCCAATTTCAGCATCATTAACGATATTCCCGAGCTGAAAACCCGTTTTTTTGGGTTTCTGGAGCCCCTGGCCAAAACTGCTAACCAGGCTGTTCTCGATGATCGCGACTGGCTGCTTGAACTAAAAGCTGAGCTGGATAAGGACAAACAACCCGGCTGGATCAAACAGCGGTCGCTAAACTATATTGCGGATCGATACGGTCTCGATGACAAAGCGTCAGCACCCAGTGAACTCGTCGAACAGTTACTGCTGCGCGCCGATACCATCCCCATTTCCCTGATTCTGGTTCAGGCCGCCGCCGAATCCGGCTGGGGTCGATCCCGTTTCGCCCGGCAGGGCAATAATCTTTTCGGAGAGTGGTGCTATACAAAGGGTTGTGGCCTTGTCCCCAAAAACCGGCCAGAGGGTGCCACACATGAAGTTAAGGCATTTAATCGCCCTTACGACTCGGTGACCAGTTACCTCCATACCCTGAACACCCACCCAGCCTACAAAAGACTGAGACATAAACGTCAGGCTTTGCGCAACGCCGATCGGGCAGTGACCGGTTTTGCTCTGGCAGGCACACTGATTTTTTACTCGGAACGGCGTCAGGCCTATGTCAACGAAATAAAAACCATGCTCCGCCAATACAACCAGCTGATGGACAAATAA
- a CDS encoding polysaccharide deacetylase family protein, with product MTLKNWPVVLCLLVFSKLALAADHGVILLYHHVDTDTPTSTSISPADFNAHLQLIDERGYRVKPLSQLLTELDSGGTADKAVAITFDDAYISVYQTAFPLLKKRGWPFTVFVNAQSVDEQQTLQMSWDQLRELADYGAEIGNHSLTHAHLVRYLQNETHSEWLARMDHEVIENERRLNREIPQRSKGEKRLFAYPFGEYNPELLSLLKQKGYYSIVQQSGAVASPTQDAIPRFPLAGNWAKRERLNTALQSRPLPVIRVDAGAMIATPEQAASVLTLTIAPDFNLASIGCYTASGTKLAVNILGKNQIEITLPHWTPGRQKVNCTAPVGNEPGAYYWYSQLWIIEEKKHVANRGS from the coding sequence ATGACTCTCAAAAATTGGCCGGTAGTACTCTGCCTGCTCGTCTTTAGCAAACTGGCTCTGGCCGCAGACCATGGCGTGATTTTGCTGTATCACCATGTCGACACCGACACCCCAACAAGCACCAGCATTAGTCCAGCCGACTTCAACGCCCACCTGCAATTGATCGACGAGCGTGGCTATCGGGTCAAACCCCTCAGCCAACTCCTGACAGAACTCGATAGTGGTGGCACGGCAGATAAGGCAGTTGCCATCACTTTTGATGATGCCTATATCTCGGTCTATCAAACGGCCTTCCCCTTGCTAAAAAAACGCGGCTGGCCCTTTACAGTTTTTGTAAATGCCCAGTCCGTAGACGAACAGCAAACCCTGCAAATGAGCTGGGATCAGCTTCGGGAACTCGCTGACTATGGTGCCGAAATCGGCAACCACAGCCTGACCCACGCCCATCTGGTGCGCTATCTCCAGAATGAAACCCATAGTGAATGGCTGGCGCGCATGGACCATGAAGTCATCGAAAATGAGCGGCGCCTGAACCGTGAGATACCCCAGCGCAGTAAGGGCGAAAAGCGTCTCTTCGCTTACCCCTTCGGCGAATACAACCCTGAACTACTGAGCCTACTCAAGCAAAAAGGCTATTACTCCATCGTCCAGCAATCTGGTGCGGTCGCGAGCCCAACCCAGGATGCCATTCCCCGCTTTCCACTGGCGGGCAACTGGGCCAAGCGGGAACGGCTCAACACCGCACTGCAAAGTCGGCCGCTACCCGTTATCCGCGTCGATGCCGGCGCCATGATCGCAACACCGGAGCAAGCAGCTTCCGTACTGACCCTGACTATAGCACCCGACTTTAATCTGGCTAGTATTGGCTGCTACACCGCCAGTGGCACCAAACTGGCGGTGAACATATTGGGGAAAAATCAGATTGAGATCACCCTGCCGCACTGGACACCGGGTCGTCAAAAAGTGAACTGCACGGCGCCGGTTGGCAACGAACCGGGCGCCTATTACTGGTATAGCCAGTTGTGGATCATCGAGGAGAAGAAGCATGTCGCAAACCGCGGCTCCTGA